One stretch of Miscanthus floridulus cultivar M001 chromosome 18, ASM1932011v1, whole genome shotgun sequence DNA includes these proteins:
- the LOC136523593 gene encoding uncharacterized protein, protein MEEVAEGRGGTNGHATWTSTMSTLMLSHLNDLVAAGLKTSKGFKKHLFNGCARAINEKFTTRFIGEQVKNHLKTWQKRYAEINRLKKLSGALFDEENCMITLDEEHYNGHVHDHKADAEFLNKPLLHYKEMEAIFGNTMATGNFAKDSSAPLGREDDQVESQEEGDEVTGHGPSDGPSTQGATSSASRPSKKAKVAKMEEDGLVAAFKSVGENLAAAIKLVAKPDELPDDLFDILNQLPGFNSAHISFYYAHLVANPHIGRAFYKLPFEHKLNWVTMFIDEKFPGM, encoded by the exons ATGGAGGAAGTAGCTGAAGGGCGTGGGGGAACTAATGGGCATGCTACGTGGACATCAACAATGTCTACTTTAATGCTCTCTCACCTCAATGATTTGGTGGCTGCTGGTTTGAAGACATCAAAGGGCTTTAAGAAACACCTTTTCAATGGTTGTGCTAGGGCTATCAATGAGAAGTTCACCACAAGGTTCATTGGTGAGCAAGTCAAGAATCATTTGAAAACCTGGCAGAAAAGGTATGCAGAGATAAATAGATTGAAGAAATTGAGTGGTGCCCTCTTTGATGAAGAAAACTGCATGATTACACTAGATGAGGAGCACTACAACGGCCATGTCCAT GATCACAAGGCTGATGCTGAGTTCTTGAACAAGCCCCTCTTGCACTACAAAGAGATGGAGGCAATATTTGGCAATACCATGGCTACTGGAAACTTTGCAAAAGACTCAAGTGCACCTCTAGGTAGAGAGGATGATCAGGTTGAAAGTCAAGAAGAGGGGGATGAGGTTACTGGGCATGGTCCAAGTGATGGGCCTAGCACTCAAGGGGCAACATCTTCTGCTAGTAGACCAAGTAAGAAGGCCAAGGTAGCTAAAATGGAGGAGGATGGGCTGGTTGCCGCTTTCAAAAGTGTAGGTGAGAACCTTGCCGCTGCCATAAAATTGGTTGCTAAACCTGATGAGCTGCCAGATGACCTATTTGACATCTTGAACCAACTTCCTGGTTTTAATTCAGCACACATATCTTTCTACTATGCTCATTTGGTGGCAAATCCTCACATTGGCAGAGCTTTCTATAAACTGCCATTTGAACACAAGTTAAATTGGGTCACAATGTTCATCGATGAGAAGTTCCCTGGAATGTAA
- the LOC136521849 gene encoding 2-oxoglutarate-dependent dioxygenase 11-like: MAHAEAGGSLPVPNVQALAETYNRSDEQIPGRYIRDEEGAEEVIIDHGISSAIPIIDVNKLLDPQSSKEECAKLGSACKHWGFFQVINHGVPNEVICNFRNDMTEFFKQPLEAKNAYSMIPGNLQGYGQHFVVSENQKLDWADLLGLVLRPIDSRNMRFWPSHPPSFRNSVDRYSSEAAKLVSCLLKFLAMDMGVEPQSFLEIFRGQPQSMRMTYYPPCKQASKVVGLSPHTDRMGLTLLLQANDVQGLQIRKDGKWVAINTIDGAFIVNVGDTLEILSNGRYKSIEHRAMVHPTRERMSAALFHAVCSDATVGPLPELVKNDGEARYSSISFVDFRKRFFASKLDGTSNLESLKS, from the exons ATGGCACACGCGGAAGCCGGAGGATCTCTACCAGTGCCAAACGTGCAGGCACTTGCAGAAACCTACAACAGGTCAGATGAACAGATCCCTGGAAGATACATCAGGGACGAAGAGGGTGCTGAGGAGGTTATCATTGATCATGGTATCTCTTCTGCAATTCCAATCATCGATGTCAACAAGTTGCTGGATCCGCAGTCATCCAAAGAGGAGTGTGCTAAGCTTGGATCTGCCTGTAAACACTGGGGTTTCTTTCAG GTCATTAACCATGGTGTACCAAACGAAGTGATCTGCAACTTCAGGAACGACATGACTGAATTCTTCAAACAACCACTAGAAGCAAAGAACGCGTACTCGATGATACCAGGCAATCTTCAAGGGTATGGCCAGCACTTTGTTGTTTCTGAGAACCAAAAACTGGACTGGGCAGATTTGCTTGGCCTCGTGCTCCGTCCGATCGATTCAAGGAACATGAGGTTCTGGCCTAGTCACCCTCCATCTTTTAG GAACTCTGTAGATAGGTACTCTTCTGAGGCAGCGAAACTAGTATCTTGCTTGCTGAAGTTCCTGGCTATGGACATGGGTGTTGAGCCGCAGTCTTTCCTGGAGATATTCAGAGGCCAGCCTCAAAGCATGCGGATGACCTACTACCCTCCATGCAAGCAAGCCAGCAAGGTGGTAGGTCTGTCACCACATACTGATAGAATGGGACTGACGCTGCTACTCCAAGCAAATGATGTTCAGGGGCTGCAGATCCGGAAGGATGGCAAGTGGGTTGCCATAAACACCATTGATGGTGCATTCATCGTTAATGTTGGAGACACGCTTGAG attctaagtaatgggagatacAAAAGCATTGAGCACAGGGCCATGGTGCACCCAACCAGGGAGCGCATGTCAGCAGCACTGTTCCACGCGGTGTGCTCGGATGCGACGGTCGGCCCTCTGCCAGAGCTTGTGAAGAACGACGGTGAGGCACGGTATAGCTCAATTAGTTTCGTGGATTTCAGAAAGCGCTTCTTCGCGTCAAAGCTTGATGGTACGAGTAACCTGGAGAGCTTGAAGAGTTAA
- the LOC136521658 gene encoding UDP-glycosyltransferase 73B5-like — MATADAARPAAPAGSGRDHVVVFPFMAKGHTLPLLHFASALAAHQGGLRVTVVTTPGNLAFARRRLPARVGLVTLPFPSHPELPAGVESTDALPSHSLFPAFLRATALLREPFAGYLASLPAPPLALVSDFFLGFTQRVASDAGVSRVTFHGMSAFSLALCFSLATRPPPAESIQDGAPFRVPGFPESVTITVDEVPHAVAQAADLDDPVTRFLFEEVRDWDYKSWGVLVNSFDALDGDYAAILESFYLPGARAWLVGPLFLAAGESPEGDDDDDEDPEGCLAWLDKRRPGSVVYVSFGTQVHVTVAQLEELAHGLADSGHAFLWAVRSCDDAWSPPVDAGPEGKVVRGWVPQRRVLAHPAVGGFVSHCGWNSVLESLAAGRPLLAWPVMAEQAANAKHVADILGAGVRAGVRAGANVAPELVGRAQVAQKVRELMDGGEAGRRMRDRAEQVRQAARAAVGEGGTSRLALRRLVDELQRTYDGRRSDERCN; from the coding sequence ATGGCCACCGCCGACGCCGCGCGTCCTGCCGCCCCGGCCGGTTCCGGCCGCGACCACGTCGTGGTGTTCCCGTTCATGGCCAAGGGCCACACGCTCCCGCTCCTCCACTTCGCCTCGGCGCTCGCCGCGCACCAGGGCGGCCTCCGCGTCACGGTGGTCACCACCCCGGGCAACCTCGCCTTCGCGCGGCGCCGCCTCCCGGCGCGCGTCGGCCTCGTGACGCTCCCGTTCCCCAGCCACCCGGAGCTGCCCGCGGGCGTGGAGTCCACGGACGCGCTCCCCTCGCACTCGCTCTTCCCGGCGTTCCTGCGCGCCACGGCGCTGCTCCGGGAGCCCTTCGCGGGGTACCTGGCCTCGCTCCCCGCGCCGCCGCTCGCGCTCGTCTCCGACTTCTTCCTCGGGTTCACGCAGCgcgtcgccagcgacgccggcgtCTCCCGCGTGACGTTCCATGGCATGTCAGCCTTCTCCCTGGCGCTCTGCTTCTCCCTCGCGACCAGGCCGCCCCCGGCCGAGAGCATCCAGGACGGCGCCCCCTTCCGCGTTCCAGGGTTCCCGGAGAGCGTCACGATCACCGTGGACGAGGTCCCGCACGCCGTGGCGCAGGCCGCCGACCTCGACGACCCGGTAACACGGTTCTTGTTCGAGGAGGTCCGCGACTGGGACTACAAGAGCTGGGGCGTCCTGGTGAACAGCTTCGACGCGCTGGACGGGGACTACGCCGCGATCCTCGAGTCATTCTACCTCCCGGGCGCGCGCGCCTGGCTAGTTGGCCCTCTGTTCCTCGCCGCCGGCGAGTCACCGGAgggcgacgatgacgacgacgaggaccCCGAAGGGTGCCTCGCGTGGCTCGACAAGCGGCGGCCCGGGTCGGTGGTCTACGTGTCGTTCGGCACGCAGGTCCACGTCACCGTGGCGCAGCTCGAGGAGCTCGCGCACGGGCTGGCGGACTCCGGCCACGCCTTCCTCTGGGCCGTGCGGTCCTGCGACGACGCGTGGTCGCCGCCGGTGGACGCGGGGCCCGAGGGAAAGGTCGTCAGGGGGTGGGTGCCGCAGCGGCGCGTGCTGGCGCACCCGGCGGTGGGAGGGTTCGTGAGCCACTGCGGTTGGAACTCGGTGCTGGAGAGCCTCGCCGCTGGGCGGCCGCTGCTGGCGTGGCCCGTGATGGCCGAGCAGGCCGCGAACGCGAAGCACGTCGCGGACATCCTCGGCGCCGGTGTCCGCGCGGGTGTGAGGGCCGGCGCGAACGTGGCGCCCGAGCTGGTCGGCAGGGCGCAGGTGGCGCAGAAGGTCCGGGAGCTGATGGACGGCGGCGAGGCCGGGCGGAGGATGCGCGACAGGGCCGAGCAGGTCCGGCAGGCGGCGCGGGCGGCCGTGGGCGAAGGCGGCACCTCGCGGCTGGCTCTCCGGCGGTTGGTGGACGAGCTGCAGCGAACCTACGACGGCCGGCGCAGCGATGAACGGTGCAACTGA